In Entelurus aequoreus isolate RoL-2023_Sb linkage group LG02, RoL_Eaeq_v1.1, whole genome shotgun sequence, one genomic interval encodes:
- the kif18a gene encoding kinesin-like protein KIF18A isoform X1, translated as MAGDVCSHVKVVVRVRPNNDSERCEKFRNVVQVVDDHMIIFDPKEEDISCFGSQRVRSRNLNKRANKDLKFVFDRVFGETSTQDDIFENTTKGVLDGVMNGFNCTVFAYGATGSGKTHTMLGTQTERGVMYRTMKELFKRMDDVKEEKEFAVAVSYLEVYNEQIRDLLANAGPLAVREDCVKGVVIQGLTLHQPKSAEHILEALDSGNQNRTQHPTDMNATSSRSHAVFQIYLRQQDKTASLNRNVCVAKMSLIDLAGSERASATNTKGQRFREGANINRSLLALGNVINALADPKRKKSHIPYRDSKLTRILKDSLGGNCRTVMIANVSPSSKSYDDTHNTLKYANRAKEIKSTLKSNVVSLDSHIGQYAVICEKQRQEIVQLKQKLTEYEGKNVPFASNTMSSQKQADFKRVSESLRHVFSNRAQIRREQLDLERQLKENELRQRYIEEDNLQVQYISAKEKTDKATCKHERKIAMLRTQQQHIWKRQKEKEIRFQENDGWLHRVENEIKLLKSNDQASEVLEKDLHNHRLELQVNDLNQHIKQMIRVTALQDQENKRMQKMVNVLLPAYGRLYTATCDAGLVTAHDKEKNHELEQLVLRERGVVWADQEGAGQDVKSSSTGQTTQETKGQGNLEFCGELAPVLSFSQLLYHQSSPCSSRMGTKRLSSIKTAPSTNGIKSNLGMKQEEARSPQKLSVLFPPQSPSTLSQNSQGCEEGIFPLQYTPEPAQRVVQVVPLSLSTDLDPNMTFELPHQEDLSNSTIIISNDVTSKAFKSVNVSAHSDVINPAKAYEANQTLPQGYHNPASLQVRRANPTYMHMTSAAQGKRKRERDENLSGPKRVKKGPCMASRPVRVHHLSGPEEKKPRRVVRSISEGNLSLIQPSKPKSLFYKTSQQLKRVTKRM; from the exons ATGGCAGGCGATGTGTGCAGCCACGTGAAGGTGGTCGTTCGGGTGAGGCCAAACAACGACAGCGAGAGGTGTGAAAAATTTCGGAATGTTGTCCAAGTTGTCGATGACCACATGATCATATTTGATCCAAAAGAAGAGGACATATCATGTTTTGGGTCACAAAGAGTTCGGAGCAGAAACCTCAACAAAAGGGCGAACAAAGACCTTAAGTTTGTTTTTGATCGTGTCTTTGGCGAGACTTCTACTCAAGATGATATATTTGAGAATACCACTAAAGGAGTGCTGGATGGTGTCATGAACGGATTCAACTGTACAg tttttgctTATGGAGCCACTGGATCAGGAAAAACACATACCATGCTAGGTACACAAACAGAACGAGGGGTTATGTACCGTACGATGAAAGAGCTTTTCAAGCGCATGGATGATGTCAAAGAGGAGAAGGAGTTTGCTGTTGCAGTCTCATATCTTGAG GTTTATAATGAACAAATCAGGGACCTGTTGGCTAATGCAGGTCCTCTTGCAGTAAGAGAGGACTGTGTCAAAGGTGTGGTGATTCAGGGCCTCACGCTGCACCAG CCAAAGTCTGCAGAGCACATCCTCGAGGCGTTGGATTCTGGCAATCAAAACAGGACACAACACCCTACTGATATGAATGCCACATCTTCCCGGTCCCATGCTGTGTTCCAG ATATATTTGCGACAGCAGGACAAAACGGCAAGTCTCAATCGCAACGTGTGTGTGGCAAAAATGAGCCTAATTGATCTGGCAGGCTCAGAAAGAGCTAGTGCCACCAACACCAAAGGGCAACGCTTTCGAGAGGGTGCAAACATCAACCGTTCACTCCTCGCACTGGGGAACGTTATCAACGCTCTTGCCGACCCTAAG cgCAAGAAGTCTCATATACCATACAGGGACAGCAAACTTACTCGGATACTTAAGGACTCTTTGGGAGGCAACTGCAGGACTGTCATGATTGCCAATGTCAGCCCATCATCAAAGTCGTATGACGACACTCATAACACACTGAAATATGCTAACAGGGCCAAGGAGATCAAATCCACG CTGAAGAGTAACGTTGTAAGTCTGGACAGTCACATTGGCCAGTATGCAGTCATATGTGAGAAGCAACGGCAAGAG ATTGTACAGTTGAAacaaaaactaacagaatatgagGGTAAAAATGTGCCGTTTGCCTCCAACACGATGTCTTCCCAGAAACAAGCAGACTTTAAAAG GGTGTCAGAATCCCTGCGGCATGTTTTTTCGAACCGTGCCCAAATCAGGAGAGAACAGCTGGATCTGGAGAGACAACTGAAGGAGAATGAGCTGCGCCAGCGGTACATTGAGGAAGACAACCTGCAGGTCCAATATATCTCCGCAAAGGAAAAGACTGACAAG GCTACTTGTAAACATGAGCGGAAGATTGCAATGCTACGCACTCAGCAACAGCACATTTGGAAACGTCAGAAGGAAAAAGAAATACGCTTTCAGGAAAATGATGGCTGGCTTCATCGTGTCGAGAACGAGATAAAATTGTTGAAGTCAAATGATCAGGCTTCTGAG GTATTGGAAAAGGACTTGCATAATCACAGACTCGAGCTTCAGGTAAATGACCTCAATCAACACATCAAGCAAATGATCAGAGTCACTGCTCTTCAGGACCAAGAAAACAAGCGCATGCAAAA AATGGTGAACGTGTTGTTACCAGCTTATGGTCGACTCTACACTGCAACATGTGATGCTGGGCTGGTTACAGCCCATGATAAGGAGAAGAACCATGAGCTGGAGCAGCTTGTGCTAAGGGAACGAGGTGTTGTCTGGGCAGACCAGGAAGGAGCGGGCCAGGACGTAAAAAGTTCATCTACTGGACAAACGACACAGGAGACCAAAGGCCAAGGGAACCTTGAGTTTTGCGGCGAATTGGCGCCTGTGCTGTCATTCTCACAACTGCTCTACCACCAGAGTAGCCCTTGTA GTTCACGGATGGGAACTAAAAGGTTATCCTCGATCAAAACTGCCCCATCTACAAACG GAATTAAAAGTAATCTAGGTATGAAGCAAGAAGAAGCAAGATCTCCCCAAAAACTCTCTGTGTTGTTCCCACCACAAAGCCCCAGCACCCTCTCACAAAATTCCCAAGGCTGTGAAGAGGGCATctttcctctccagtacacaccAGAACCTGCCCAAAGAGTTGTTCAGGTCGTTCCATTGAGTTTGTCCACcgacttggatccaaatatgaCATTTGAACTTCCACACCAAGAAGATCTATCCAATTCAACAATTATAATAAGCAATGATGTCACCTCAAAGGCATTCAAGTCTGTGAATGTTTCAGCCCACAGTGATGTAATCAATCCTGCCAAAGCCTATGAGGCAAACCAGACTCTTCCCCAAGG ATATCACAACCCTGCTTCTTTACAAGTAAGACGGGCCAATCCAACCT